Part of the Geobacter pickeringii genome, TTCATCATCCCCTCCTCCGTCCCATCGTGACAGGGACGCGATCTGTCCTCTCTCCGCGCTCAATCAAGGGTTCCATCCACCACGACAGCCCATTGCCGTCTTGGTTTGACCCCATCCTCTTGACTTACATTATACACGTAAGGTGTATTATGTCATTTTATTAGCTGTGATTGAATACTTTTCTCTTTTAAAAATTAGATGCGGGGTCAGTCATGTTGTCAGTTGGAAAATCACCACATTGAATCTCTCCATTGTAGCGCGTTTTATGGCGGCGATAGTCATATTTCTTATTCGTAATGATTGCCGCTATGGCAATACAAACAATAAATATTGCTATTACCGCAAAATTCCTACAAAAAACAATAACTCCATCATCCCCTCCTCCGTCCCATCGTGACAGGGACGCGATCTGTCCTCTCTCCGCGCTCAATCAAGGGTTCCATCCACCACAGCCCATTGCCGTCTTGGTTTGACCCCCATCCTCTTGACTTACATTATACACGTAATGTGTATTATGTCATTTTATTGGCTGTGATGGAATACATTTCTCTCTAAAAAATCAGTTTTACGGCGGCGGCACTCATATTTTTTTATTCATAGTGATTACTAAAGAGAGCTTTATGGCATTGGGTAAGAAGTCATCGCTTTGCGGGGGTGAAAGTACCCCTTGATGCAGTTGGGGTTTCGGACACAAATTTGGATGTGGTTCTTCTCTCGAAACCCAGCATTGGGATAAAGTTCCTTGCCTTCCCAGAAGACGCCTCTTACAGAATCAAAGGGCTTTTTATCCAATTGCTCATAGATGGTATGGGTTATTTGGACTACGGCGCAATCCAAGCGTCGAATTAGAACATCCTCTTCTTCTCCAAGAGGCTTTGAGTTCTCTGGCAATGGAACCTTCTCGCTTTTTAGTAACTGCAGGAGAATGTCATAGCTTGACTTTAGAATTTTCAGTGACCCTTCTTCGAGAAGGTTGAGGCAGTTGCCGAGATCAATGATCGCACCCACGACCGCTTCGTTTTTGATCTTGGCCTTGCCACTGGCGGGATTCTGTTTAAGATGGCGGGCGTACTGAAGGGCTCTTTCAGGGTTGTTCTCCCAAAAGTAAATGCCGTGGCCGAGCCAGTCGTAGTCGTTTTCGCTTTTTTTCAGATGTTCGCTGTTGGAGGAAAGGATCTTTTCCGCAACTTCACGGTCGCAACCGTGAAAACCGAGGACGAAGTAAGGAAGGGATTTATACATTCTTCTCGTAGGGCTTCGCTAGTTTCCCATCAGGAGTGCAGATTCCCGCTTTCAAAAGAAGCTCTTTCGATTTTTCCGGTGTAAGTTGTTTAGCAAATGCCTTGATATCGGCAACAACTTTTTTGGCTTCACGAGCGGTCATAGGTACCCCCACCTTCTTTTTACGAGAAAATATTACACTCTCAACAAGGAGACTTCAACAAGATTGTTGTACGCAAACCATCACAATGTCGGGTTCAGCCCACCAACATGATGCGCTATGACGATAAGAATCTCGACGAGGTGAGATCGCGCATGGCGGCGCGGTTCAAAGAGTAAGCCCTTTTTTTCTTCCCTCGCATTTTCTGGCGTTTCTCTGCATTAACTGACATGATACACTCATTTATGTATTTGCTCGCAATATTAAACAGTTGTACTCGTCACTTTCCAGTGATACAGTGGATTCACCTTTTTATTTACGGTCGTTGTTGGTGAACCCTGGATGACACGCCGCAGCGGCTACCCGTTTCAACCTTCCAGCTCGGGTTGACGGCGTCAGTTGGGGGATAGGCCCTCGACTCAACCGTGCGGCCACGCACGTAACTGGCCTTCCGGGACTCTTCGAGTATCGGGGGGCGACGGCACGCAAGGACTTTGGTGCCGTCACGATCGGGGGACACCTCTGTCCTGCCTCTGCCGCCGGGTTTATCCCGGGGCTTTTCCTCACCTTAAGGCGTTCGGGGAGGTGCACCGTCCTCCCCCTTCAGGGCGCTTGACGCCCTGGCCGGTTGCCTTCGACCGGCCTTCCGACTCTCTCACCTTTCCACCCCTATCATTGCTGGCAGCACCCTCCCCTCCCGGGGGAGGTTCGGGCTTTTGCCGGTCCGGTTCCTGGGACCGGCTCGCCCCGCGACGCTCTGCCGAAAACACTCCACCCTCCCCAGGGCACTGACCATCGTCGTCTCTTGCGGTTCCAGCAAGAGACGACGATGAAACACGGCACCGGCCCTGGATTTGCGGCCGTTTTAGCAAGAGACCCCTGCGCGACGCCATCTGCTAAGCCCCCTTAGCACGGCGTCGTCACTGCGGCGACCATTTGCGACACCACCGTCGCCAGCACGGCGATCCCCCCTTTCATGACTTTATGGGGGGATTGCAGCATGCCATCGCGAGCATCGCGACTGGCACAAGACCCACGCGACGCCATCTGCTAGTCCTTTAGCACCGCGTCGCCACTGCCGCGACCACTTGCAACACCGTCGTCGCCAGCACGGCGATCCCGACTCTATCTGCATTCTGCAGGGATCGCCGCACACCGTCGCAAGCATCGCGCTTATCTCTCCACGTTAGTTCCCTCAAGCCCCCCGCATCGGCTGGCCAAGGCCAGCCCACGACCACGACCGCATTTCCCTGTCCGGTGAGGACAGCATCGTCCCGCGGGGCGATGTTTCGGAAGGTCGCGCGCACTTTCGAGTGGCAGCCCACGGGCTGCAGTACTCGGTGCGCGGTGCCGGCGCAACGCCGGCAATTGGTCCCTACACTCAACGAAAAGTTTTGGCCGCATGCGGCGGCCTATTTTCAAGGGAGAGGAGAGACGTGTCATGGGAAAGAGGCTTGAACGGCAGGCACTGGAACGGATTGGCAAGAATTGGAGCAAGTCGTCGCTCACCAAGGAGAAGCTGCTCTCGAACGTACGGGAGTTCGCACGGTTTTGCGAATCCCGGTACGGGTTGCAGCGCATTGACACCCTCAAGCCCCACATGGTGGAGAGTTATCTGCACTCCCTGCACGAGCGGGGGCTTGCCCCCTCGACTATGTCGGGGAAGCTCTCGGCAGTCAGGGAGGTTGCCAAGGCCGTGGGCAAGGCGAACATCGTGGCCCGGGACAACTCAGCCTACGGCGTCTCCCGCCAGGGATGCCGGTACAATCCCCAGCAGGCGAATGGGGCCAAGCTGGCGGAGATCAGGGCGACGCTGCACACCCAGGCCGAAGGCGGCGACCGGGTTGCTTTGATGATGCGGGCGGCGGATGCCCTGCGCCAGCAGTTTGGACTGAGGGCGAAGGAGTCGTTGCTCACGTCGAAGACCATCGGGCGTGACGGCAGGACGTACCTCGTGGTGGAGGGTGCCAAGGGTGGGCGCCCCCGCGAGCTTGAGGTGCGGACCGTGGGCCAGCAGGCCGCCGTCCGCCTCGTTGCCGGGACTGCAGAGAGGCTCGGCAACGCCAACCATCGCCTTATCCCCCCCGAGTTGGCCTTGAAAGAGGCCTATGACGCGCAACGGAATACGTGGCGGGCTCTCGGGGGGACCAGGGAGAACGGGGCGCACATGCATGCCGAGCGGCATGCCTATGCCCAGGCGCGCCTGGGAGAAACCGGAGATCGCAGGACCGTAGCCGAGGAACTCGGGCACGGCCGCGAATCAGTCACCGCGCACTATGTGCATGGTTAATGAAAAGGGGTGCTCTCTCAGAGGGCACCCCTTTTTTGCGTCTACAGTCCGGGGCGGACAGGGGGGAGATATGTCCTGATAGGGGGAATGGAGACGTTCCCTCCCATTACATCTTTGAAGGAGGAAGAGACCATGAAGGGAGACCTGGAACGGCAGGCCCGGGAGCTGGTGGGCAAGGAGTGGGGCAAGGCGGCACGGACCCGGGAGAAGCTGCGGGCAAACGTGCGGGAGTTTGCCCGGTTCTGTGAGACGCGGTATGGGCTCACACGGATCAACGGCATCAAGACCCACATGGTGCAGGCCTATGTGCAGGCGTTACGGGAGCGGGGGGTGGCCCCCTCAACGATGGCGGACAAGGTGACGGCGATCCGGGTGCTTGCGGCGGCGGTGGGCAAGGCGAACATCGTGCCGTTTGCCAACGCGGCTCTCGGCATCTCGCGTCGTCAGGCGCGAAAGAGCACCGGACCGGCGGACGCGGCAAGGCTTGCGGAGATCAGGGCGACGCTGCACTCCCGGGCCGAAGGGGGCAACCCGGTGGCCCTGATGATGCGGGCGGCGGATGTCCTGCGGCGGGAGTTTGGGCTTCGGGTGAAGGAGTCGCTGCTGCCGGCATGTGCTGAGGAGCGTGGCAGCAGGAGCTACCTTGTGGTGGAGGCCCCGGGTCGGCGCCCCCTGGTGCTGGAGGTGGTAACTGAGGGCCAGGTGGCCGCTGTCTCCGTGGCGGCCGAGACCGCCGCGCGGCTCGGCAATGAGGGGCTCAGGATCATCCCGCCGGGGATGGCTCTGAAACGGGCCTATGACGCCCAGCGCAACGAATGGCGTGCCCTTGGAGGGACCAGGGAGCACGGGGCGACCATGGGAGCGGACAGGGGCTAGATATAGACAGTAAGGGGGGAGAATGTCCCCCCCGTACTTTGTGGTTATGGAGGTGTTTCATGGCAGATGTCGAGTTTGAGTTGGTGGATGTGGCGGAGTTCGCCCGCAGGATGGGGGTGAGTCGCTCGACGGTGTTTGACTGGCTGGCCCGAGGACGGTTCACCCCGGGGTGGCATTATCTGCGGGTGGGCAAGACGCTTCGTTTCATCTGGACCCTGGAGCGTCTGCAGACGCTTACGGGGGACGTCCCGGTCGAAGGAGAACAGGGTGAGGAGCCGCAGCATAGTTTTCGTAAGTCGGCGATAAATATGGAGTTCTGAGACACCGATTACGGTTGCGTGTGGGCGCAAAGCAGGCTACTCTGTTTTCGGACTGACGACAGACGGAAAGGAGGGCTGGCCTATGAGGTGATGGTATGAAGAAGGTACGGTTGAACGAGCCCCAGCCCCGGGGGGGCGCCATCAAGCGGCGCAAGGGGAGCAGTATCCTGTATGTGGATCTCTACTATTTCGGCGTGCGGGTCACGAAGTCTACGGGACTGGTCGATTCGCCGCAGAACCGGGCCAAGGTCCGCAGGTTCCTTGAAAAGTCCATGGAGCAGATCGAGCAGCAGACGTTCCGGTTTGCGGAGGCGTTTCCCGGGGCGAGCACCCGGAAGAAGCGGTTTTTTGCCGAACGGGAGGGGCGGGAGTTTCATCCCGAGCCCCAGCATGTCCTCTTTGGCCCCTTCGCGCGGGAGTGGATGAAGCGGATGATTCCCGCGATGACGTCGCCGACGAAGCGCAAGGATTACACCTCGGCCCTGGAGGGGCGGATTCTCCCTCACTTCGCCAGGCTCTCCTTCTACCAGATCACCTCCCTGGAGGTGCAGGCGTTCATCGCCTCTCTGTCGAAGGAGAACGGTATCAAAAAGGGGAAGCCCCTCTCCCGGCAGCGGGTCGCCAATATCCTGATTCCCCTGCGCCGGATCTGGGAGGATGCGGCGGATCACCACCGCTGGACGCTGCGAAATCCCTTCGAGACCATCAGCCGGCATCTGCCGGCGCGGGTGCCGAAGCGCCGGGATAAGGTGTTCCGGTTCCGGGAGTGGCTGCGGTTTCTGGAGTGCGCCCCACCCTGCTACCGGCCGCACCTGGAGTTTCTGGTGCTGACGGGGCTGTCGGCCAGCGAGACGGCGGGGCTGCGCAAAGCCGACGTGGGGGAGAAGAGCATCGCGGTCCAGCATGCCATTGTCCTTGGGGAGGAGAAGGATCTCCTCAAGAACCGGTACCGCCACCGCACGGTTCCCCTGACCGAGCGGCTGCGCCAGGTGGTGGCCCGGGCGGCGCAGCAGCATCCCTCCTCGCCCTATCTCTTCTCCATGGAGGATGGCAGGCCCTTCGACGGCAATTCCTTCCGCAAGGTCTGCTGGAACAGGGCGCTGAAGGAGTCGCAGGTGCAGGACAAGACCCCCTACAGCACCCGTCATACCTTCTGCGCCTGGGCGCTCACCATCGGGATGAATCCGATGCGGCTCTACCGGCTGATGGGTCATTCGAGCAAGCAGATGGTCTATCAGAACTACGGGGAGTATGTGGAGGGGCTGGAGGATGACGCGGAGGAGATTCTCAACTACTTCGGTGTGGATTTCCTGGTGAAGCCCAGAAAAAACTTGTCCCCGTTACTGGTCTTTGGGGACAGTTACGGGGACAGTCGGGAACTGATTCCGTTAACCATCGGAATCAACTAGCTTTTTTTGGAGCGGGAAACGGGATTCGAACCCGCGACTTCAACCTTGGCAAGGTTGCACTCTACCACTGAGTTATTCCCGCGCAACAAGTTCTCGTTATATAGCAAATGAACTTTTTGGAGTCAACATCTTTTTATCGACAAAAAAAGAATAGTGTAGCTCAGGCAGCGGTTCTCGCGCCATTACCCGCGCTGGATTCATCGGTTATGAAACCGTCGCGAAGATGGATGGTCCGGTCGGCGTAAACGCTGTTCTCGGGGTTGTGGGTCACCATGATGATCGTCTGCCCATCGTCGTTGAGGCGCCGGAAAAGCTCCATGACTTCCTCGCTGGTCCTGGAGTCCAGATTGCCGGTGGGCTCGTCGGCAAGGAGGATGGGCGGTTTCTTGACGATGGCCCGGGCGATGGCCACCCGCTCCTGCTCGCCGCCGGAGAGCTGGTTGGGAAGGCGGTCTGCCTTGCCGGCAAGTCCTACCCGTTCGAGGGCCTCCCTGGCGGCCTGCACCTTATCCGTCTTCTTCATCTTCGTAATGGTCAGGGGAAGCATGACGTTCTCCAGGGCCGTGAGGTACTGGATGAGGTGGAACGACTGGAAGACGAATCCCAGGTTCTCTGCCCGGAAGTCGGCAAGCTGTTCGCCGGGGAGTTCGTAGAGCGTGACGCCGGCCATTTCCACGGTGCCTCCGCTCGGGTGGTTCATGCCACCAAGGACCGACAGGAGCGTGCTTTTGCCCGATCCGGACTGCCCCATGATGGTGACGAACTCGCCACTGTCGATGGAGAGGTTGACGCCGCGCAGGGCCTCCACCGTTTCACCGCCGCTCTGGTAATGCTTCGTGAGATTCTGTATCGCAATGAGTGGCATGGAGATTCCCCTTAGAGGGCCCGCAGGGCTTCGGTCGGGTCGAGCCTGCTCGCATGGAGGGCCGGGTAGAGGCTGGCCAGCATCCCGACGACGAGTGAAAGCGCAATGGAACCGGCCATGACCGACGGGTCCCAGACCAGCGCCGCATCCGTGGCCTCGGCCATGAACGGCAGGGCCACCTTGGCCCCCCCCATACCGGCGGCGTAGCCGAGGACGCCGGCCAGCAGGCTCACGAGAGCCGCCTCCAGAAGAATAATCCGCATGATGTGGCTCTTGCGGAAGCCGATGGCACGAAAGACGCCGATTTCGGTGGTCCGTTCGGCGACGCTCCCCATCATGGTGACGAAGACGATGAGGGAGCCGATGAAGGTGACGACGCCGGCCACGGCAAAGGCAAAGCGCTTGAAATGATCGAGGGCCTTGAGCCGCCCTTCGACCACCTGCTGGATAGCTGTAACCTTGGCGTCGGGGAGCTTTTCGCCGATCTGCACCACCATGTCGCCGATGGGACAACCGGAGCAGAGTGCGGCAACCTCCACCAGGGTAATCCGCCCTTCCTTGCCGAGGAGCCTCTGGGCACTGCGCAGCGGCATGAAGACGAGGGAATCGTCCTGAGAGCCTGTCTGGGCCAGGACACCGGAGACGGTGAAGCTCTTCCCGCCAATGCCCACCGTATCGCCCGGCGTCAGATGGGCCGAGTCGGCTGCGGCGCTGCCGAGCAGAATTTCACTCTCCTTCGCCGGCGCCCCGCCAAAAATGCTCCACCACTGCTTCATCTTCAGCTCTTTCTCGAAATCGACCCCCACCAGCAAGGCCTCCCGGGCACCAAGCCTGATCCCCCCAAGCACCTTGGGAGAGACGGAAAGGATATTACGACTGTTCTTGATGGTGGTGATCTTCGCCAGATCCTCCTCGCGGATCTCCCGCTGATCGAAGGTGACCCGCCCGAGGCTGATCCCCCCGTAGCTCATGGAGAGATCATTGCTCTGGGGCATGATGAGGATGTTCGCTCCGAACTCGTCCATCTTCTTGCCGATGTCGTGGGACATGGACGAGGTGAGGGTGACCAGGGTCACGATAGTGGCGATGCCGACCATGAGTCCGATGGTGAGAAAAGCCATCTTCGCCTTGCGACGGCGGAGGTTGTTGATGGAAATGTCATGCAGCTTCATGGACTACCCCGATTCTGCCCGGTTGATGCAGCGTTAGAAGAAGCGGGATCCGGCCATCAGATCGGAGGTCGCGATTACGATGGCGTTTCCAACCTGACGACTCGGGAGGAATGAAGGGTTGCAGCCACCGCCGGCCCCCTCGCCGATCCGATTGATGTCGAACTTTTTGTTGCACTGCTTGCAGACCATGAATCCGCCCCCCTG contains:
- a CDS encoding helix-turn-helix transcriptional regulator yields the protein MADVEFELVDVAEFARRMGVSRSTVFDWLARGRFTPGWHYLRVGKTLRFIWTLERLQTLTGDVPVEGEQGEEPQHSFRKSAINMEF
- a CDS encoding integrase domain-containing protein, with the protein product MGKRLERQALERIGKNWSKSSLTKEKLLSNVREFARFCESRYGLQRIDTLKPHMVESYLHSLHERGLAPSTMSGKLSAVREVAKAVGKANIVARDNSAYGVSRQGCRYNPQQANGAKLAEIRATLHTQAEGGDRVALMMRAADALRQQFGLRAKESLLTSKTIGRDGRTYLVVEGAKGGRPRELEVRTVGQQAAVRLVAGTAERLGNANHRLIPPELALKEAYDAQRNTWRALGGTRENGAHMHAERHAYAQARLGETGDRRTVAEELGHGRESVTAHYVHG
- a CDS encoding ABC transporter permease, with the protein product MKLHDISINNLRRRKAKMAFLTIGLMVGIATIVTLVTLTSSMSHDIGKKMDEFGANILIMPQSNDLSMSYGGISLGRVTFDQREIREEDLAKITTIKNSRNILSVSPKVLGGIRLGAREALLVGVDFEKELKMKQWWSIFGGAPAKESEILLGSAAADSAHLTPGDTVGIGGKSFTVSGVLAQTGSQDDSLVFMPLRSAQRLLGKEGRITLVEVAALCSGCPIGDMVVQIGEKLPDAKVTAIQQVVEGRLKALDHFKRFAFAVAGVVTFIGSLIVFVTMMGSVAERTTEIGVFRAIGFRKSHIMRIILLEAALVSLLAGVLGYAAGMGGAKVALPFMAEATDAALVWDPSVMAGSIALSLVVGMLASLYPALHASRLDPTEALRAL
- a CDS encoding tyrosine-type recombinase/integrase, with the translated sequence MKKVRLNEPQPRGGAIKRRKGSSILYVDLYYFGVRVTKSTGLVDSPQNRAKVRRFLEKSMEQIEQQTFRFAEAFPGASTRKKRFFAEREGREFHPEPQHVLFGPFAREWMKRMIPAMTSPTKRKDYTSALEGRILPHFARLSFYQITSLEVQAFIASLSKENGIKKGKPLSRQRVANILIPLRRIWEDAADHHRWTLRNPFETISRHLPARVPKRRDKVFRFREWLRFLECAPPCYRPHLEFLVLTGLSASETAGLRKADVGEKSIAVQHAIVLGEEKDLLKNRYRHRTVPLTERLRQVVARAAQQHPSSPYLFSMEDGRPFDGNSFRKVCWNRALKESQVQDKTPYSTRHTFCAWALTIGMNPMRLYRLMGHSSKQMVYQNYGEYVEGLEDDAEEILNYFGVDFLVKPRKNLSPLLVFGDSYGDSRELIPLTIGIN
- a CDS encoding ABC transporter ATP-binding protein, with protein sequence MPLIAIQNLTKHYQSGGETVEALRGVNLSIDSGEFVTIMGQSGSGKSTLLSVLGGMNHPSGGTVEMAGVTLYELPGEQLADFRAENLGFVFQSFHLIQYLTALENVMLPLTITKMKKTDKVQAAREALERVGLAGKADRLPNQLSGGEQERVAIARAIVKKPPILLADEPTGNLDSRTSEEVMELFRRLNDDGQTIIMVTHNPENSVYADRTIHLRDGFITDESSAGNGARTAA
- a CDS encoding site-specific integrase produces the protein MKGDLERQARELVGKEWGKAARTREKLRANVREFARFCETRYGLTRINGIKTHMVQAYVQALRERGVAPSTMADKVTAIRVLAAAVGKANIVPFANAALGISRRQARKSTGPADAARLAEIRATLHSRAEGGNPVALMMRAADVLRREFGLRVKESLLPACAEERGSRSYLVVEAPGRRPLVLEVVTEGQVAAVSVAAETAARLGNEGLRIIPPGMALKRAYDAQRNEWRALGGTREHGATMGADRG